Below is a genomic region from Candidatus Afararchaeum irisae.
TACTCCCCCATATTTATCTGGGGCACGCCGCGGTACTCGTTGACGTAGGAGTTCGTGATACGCAGTGTATCCCCTTCCTCGAAGTCACGGTTCTCCCAGTCAGTGAAAGGAAGCCTCCCCGAAGAGTCAGCGAGTACGCCCGACTTTATACGTGTCTCACCCTCGCGTCCGTCTATACTCCTCTCCTCCAACTCGACGACGGCTGCTTCGAGATCGACTGCGCGGTCGCCCTCGGTCAGGTCTCGTATCTCACGGACTCCGTGAACCTCGTACTCAGTGTCGACGTCATCGGAGTCCTCGACACGTGTCTCGCTGCCGAGGTTGATCTGTCTCTCGCCGTTCCACTCTCGGACTCCCGCGCCTTCTATACGTACGGAGTCTCCGGCTGAGAGACCGAACTCCTCCCACGCCGTGAACTTGATAGCGTCGGTCTCGTCGGCTATCTCGCCCTCGTATATGGTGTTTGAGTCTCCGCCCGAGCGTATGCTACGTCTTCCGACGCTCAGAATCTTTCCTTCGACTGTGACTCCCGAGTCTTCTGTCGTGAGACCGTCTATTCTCACGGGCTCGGAAGTCGTGTCTTCGTCTGTCGAGTCAGACGGCGAGTCAGAGGAGTATCTGCGTCTGAGAGTCCTCTTGGCTTCGTCTATCGGAACGCTGTACTCGATGAGGTTTCTGAGTCTCTCCTCGACCTCGTCGGCGTCGGCATCGAGACTCTCGGCGAGTTCGCGCGCGTGTCTCGAAACGTCCGTCCCATTCATCAAGTTGAAATGGTGTTTGTGGGTTAAAAGCCTTGTTCAGACCAGACCGAGACGTCCTAGTCCGAAGCCATCAGAGACACAACTCGGTGAGTTCACCGTTAGATTTATTACTAGTCAGTCTCGGAATACGGAAGGTATGGGGGGAGTGATTATAGGTAAGATCAGGCAGAGCTACGGTCTAAAATTACTAGTGTCATTCTTTCTGGTACTCGGACTGATAGGCGGCATAGGCGGATATATGTATCTCGACTCGAAGGCGACACTGACTCAGGACGCTAACCAGAAGATCGAGACGACTGCGGAGCTACATTCGAGTCAGATGGAGAGCTGGATAACGTCGTCGCGGCAGCAGGCTCGTATGATCTCGGAGTCGGAGCACGTATCGACGGGGGACAGACAGGAAGTTAAGACATACATCGACGGTCTAGTTGAGGACGACGAGACTGTTCAGGGGACTAGAGCAATACATTACATAGATACAGAGACTACTGAGATACTCACGAGCAGCCTCGACGGGAGGATAGGGGGTAATCCGCGACAGGAGGGTGCACCCTGGGCTCAGGAAGACCTGACACAGCTTGAGACTGATGAAGTCAAGATATCGGCGTTCAAGCCGGAAGTGGCTAATGCCACAGTAATGACGTTCGTAACCCCTGTGCCCGGCGGAGAGAACCGTGGTATAGTTCTAGTCACGAGTATAAGTGAGGTAGCTAAGGGTCTCGAACAGCCCGTGGATTCGAGTGGTACAAAGATAGTCTCCTCAGAGGGGCGGGTCATGCTCAGTCAGAAAAATCCCAACTCTGTCGGGACTCAGAACACCGAGGGAAAGGGTGTAGACTCTGACGCCGTGGCAAGTGCACTTGACGGTAACACGGGTGTAATCCAGGCTGACAGTGGTACAGTAGTTATGGGATATTCACCCATCGAATCTCTCAACTGGGCAGTGGTTACACACGCTCCGTCGTCGAGCCTTCTCTCGGTACAGCAGAGTGTCTCTATGGGAATACTCGGAATACTCGTCACCGCTATCGTCGGCATGGGTCTCATAGGAGTCACCATAGGACGTAACACACTCAGATCCGTCAAGACGCTCTCCTCGAAAGCCGAGGAGATAGAGGACGGAAATCTCGACACGAGCCTGAACTCCGACAGAGACGACGAGATAGGCGGGCTTTTCTCGTCGTTCGACAGTATGAGGTCGTCACTCAGGAAGAAGATCAACGAAGCCGAGGAGGCGAAGAAGGAAGCCGAAAGACAGAGAAAGGAGTCGGAGGAGGCGAAGCGTGAAGCCGAGGAGATGAGACACCATCTCGAAGACAAAGCCCAGGAGTACGAAAACGTCATGTCAAAGGTAGCCGACGGCAACCTCACCCTCAGAATGGACTCCGACAGCCGGAACGACGCCATGAACTCAATCGC
It encodes:
- a CDS encoding cache domain-containing protein, producing the protein MSFFLVLGLIGGIGGYMYLDSKATLTQDANQKIETTAELHSSQMESWITSSRQQARMISESEHVSTGDRQEVKTYIDGLVEDDETVQGTRAIHYIDTETTEILTSSLDGRIGGNPRQEGAPWAQEDLTQLETDEVKISAFKPEVANATVMTFVTPVPGGENRGIVLVTSISEVAKGLEQPVDSSGTKIVSSEGRVMLSQKNPNSVGTQNTEGKGVDSDAVASALDGNTGVIQADSGTVVMGYSPIESLNWAVVTHAPSSSLLSVQQSVSMGILGILVTAIVGMGLIGVTIGRNTLRSVKTLSSKAEEIEDGNLDTSLNSDRDDEIGGLFSSFDSMRSSLRKKINEAEEAKKEAERQRKESEEAKREAEEMRHHLEDKAQEYENVMSKVADGNLTLRMDSDSRNDAMNSIA
- a CDS encoding Single-stranded DNA binding protein codes for the protein MNGTDVSRHARELAESLDADADEVEERLRNLIEYSVPIDEAKRTLRRRYSSDSPSDSTDEDTTSEPVRIDGLTTEDSGVTVEGKILSVGRRSIRSGGDSNTIYEGEIADETDAIKFTAWEEFGLSAGDSVRIEGAGVREWNGERQINLGSETRVEDSDDVDTEYEVHGVREIRDLTEGDRAVDLEAAVVELEERSIDGREGETRIKSGVLADSSGRLPFTDWENRDFEEGDTLRITNSYVNEYRGVPQINMGEYTQVGELEKEIEVEDEAPKVTVREAVEDGGAFDVAVTGTVISVKDGSGIIKRCPDCGRVIQKGQCRSHGEVDGVSDMRTKAVLDDGTGALTLVLGRDLTEKVYGGSLEDAEEEAREAMDQSVVEDAIADEMVGREWEARGNVSVGEYGANMEAKDLWEVDLSPESMAREVIQKYE